The following coding sequences lie in one Myxococcus xanthus genomic window:
- a CDS encoding 2-hydroxyacid dehydrogenase, translating to MRVAVFDTHRYDRDALEAANARFGHALTYFEPRLTLQTAPLAEGFPAVCSFVNDKVDAATLEVLHAGGVRLVAARSAGYNHVDLEAARRLGMRVTRVPEYSPHAVAEHAVALVMSLNRHIPRAFLRVRDWNFSLDGLVGFDLAGKTVGVVGTGRIGRVAARIFKGFGCNVLCYDVAPDAAFERELGVRYAPLDTLFAESDILTLHVPLTPGTRHLVDAAALARMKRGVMLVNTGRGALIDSKALVAALKSGHIGGAGLDVYEEEEGVFFQDLSGQVLQDDVLARLLTFPNVLVTSHQAFLTHEALANIAETTLASLQAFERGEPLVNEVRAEQVLRAR from the coding sequence ATGCGGGTGGCTGTCTTCGACACACACCGATACGACCGGGACGCGCTGGAGGCCGCCAACGCACGTTTCGGACATGCGCTTACCTACTTCGAGCCACGGCTGACGCTCCAGACGGCGCCGCTGGCGGAGGGCTTTCCCGCCGTGTGCTCCTTCGTCAACGACAAGGTGGATGCGGCCACGCTGGAGGTGCTGCACGCGGGCGGGGTGCGGCTCGTGGCGGCGCGCTCCGCGGGCTACAACCACGTGGACCTCGAAGCGGCGCGGCGGCTGGGCATGCGTGTCACGCGCGTGCCGGAGTACTCACCCCACGCGGTGGCCGAGCACGCGGTGGCATTGGTGATGTCCCTCAACCGCCACATCCCGCGCGCCTTCTTACGCGTGCGTGATTGGAACTTCTCGCTCGACGGGCTGGTGGGCTTCGACCTCGCCGGCAAGACGGTGGGCGTGGTGGGCACGGGCCGCATCGGCCGCGTGGCGGCGCGCATCTTCAAGGGCTTTGGTTGCAACGTGCTCTGCTACGACGTGGCGCCGGACGCGGCCTTCGAGCGCGAGCTGGGCGTGCGCTACGCACCGCTCGACACGCTCTTCGCCGAGTCGGACATCCTCACGCTGCATGTCCCGCTGACGCCGGGCACGCGACACCTGGTGGACGCGGCGGCGCTGGCGCGGATGAAGCGGGGCGTGATGCTCGTCAACACCGGCCGCGGCGCGCTCATCGACAGCAAGGCGTTGGTCGCCGCGCTCAAGTCCGGCCACATCGGCGGGGCCGGACTGGATGTGTATGAAGAAGAGGAGGGCGTCTTCTTCCAGGACCTCTCCGGGCAGGTGCTCCAGGATGACGTGCTGGCGCGGCTGCTCACCTTTCCGAACGTGCTCGTCACGTCGCATCAGGCCTTCCTCACCCATGAGGCGCTCGCCAACATCGCCGAGACGACGCTGGCGAGCCTCCAGGCCTTCGAACGTGGCGAGCCCCTGGTGAACGAGGTGCGCGCCGAGCAGGTGCTCCGCGCGCGTTGA
- a CDS encoding nicotinate phosphoribosyltransferase: MNWPEDTALLTDLYQLTMTEAYLEEGMWDEAVFSLFARKLPPRRNYLLAAGLDDALRYLEQLRFGAEALDWLASQGRFSNRLLGWLERFRFSGDVDAVAEGTPVFAAEPLLEVRAPLPEAQLVETYLLNQVHFQTTVASKAARVVTAAAGRHVMEFGLRRYHGTDAGLKVARAAYVAGVDSTSNVLAGKVYGIPLAGTMAHSYVQAHDDELKAFRAFVGVYPNATLLVDTYDTLRGVQHVIRLARELGEDFQVRSIRLDSGDLLALSKAAREMLDEAGLEQVRVYASGGLDEDAVARLVARGAPIDSFGVGTAMGVSSDAPALDMAYKLVAYAGRPRVKLSSGKLLLPGAKQVYRREVDGVARGDVLTCRQDAAPGRPLLQPVMRGGQRLPEASPTLEDIREYTRREVSRLPPEIRALSPAQPPYPVELGQALLRAREHEVELWSAAT, from the coding sequence ATGAACTGGCCGGAAGACACCGCGCTGCTGACGGACCTCTACCAACTGACGATGACGGAGGCCTATCTCGAGGAGGGAATGTGGGACGAGGCCGTGTTCAGCCTCTTCGCGCGCAAGCTCCCGCCCCGGCGTAACTACCTGCTGGCGGCGGGGCTCGACGATGCGCTGAGGTACCTGGAGCAGCTGCGCTTCGGCGCGGAGGCGCTGGACTGGCTGGCGTCTCAAGGCCGCTTCTCAAATCGGCTGCTCGGGTGGCTCGAACGCTTCCGCTTCAGTGGTGACGTGGACGCCGTCGCGGAGGGCACGCCGGTGTTCGCCGCGGAGCCCCTGCTGGAGGTCCGCGCGCCCCTGCCGGAGGCGCAACTGGTGGAGACGTACCTCCTCAACCAGGTGCACTTCCAGACGACCGTGGCCTCGAAGGCCGCGCGTGTGGTGACCGCCGCCGCGGGGCGCCACGTCATGGAGTTCGGCTTGCGGCGCTACCACGGCACGGACGCCGGGCTGAAGGTGGCGCGCGCGGCGTACGTGGCGGGCGTGGACTCCACCTCCAACGTGCTGGCGGGGAAGGTGTATGGGATTCCGCTCGCCGGCACCATGGCGCACAGCTACGTGCAGGCGCACGACGACGAACTCAAGGCGTTCCGCGCCTTCGTTGGCGTCTATCCAAACGCCACGCTGTTGGTGGACACCTACGACACGCTGCGCGGCGTGCAGCACGTCATCCGGCTGGCGCGGGAGCTGGGCGAGGACTTCCAGGTGCGCTCCATCCGCCTGGACTCGGGAGATTTGCTCGCGTTGTCGAAGGCGGCGCGGGAGATGCTCGACGAGGCCGGCCTGGAGCAGGTGCGCGTGTACGCGAGCGGCGGGCTGGACGAAGACGCCGTGGCGAGACTGGTGGCACGCGGAGCGCCCATCGACAGCTTCGGCGTGGGCACGGCCATGGGCGTTTCGTCGGACGCGCCCGCGCTGGACATGGCCTACAAGCTGGTGGCGTACGCGGGGCGGCCCCGCGTGAAGCTGTCATCGGGGAAGCTGCTGCTCCCGGGCGCGAAGCAAGTCTACCGGCGGGAGGTGGACGGCGTGGCGCGCGGCGACGTGCTCACGTGCAGGCAGGACGCGGCGCCCGGAAGGCCATTGCTCCAACCGGTGATGCGCGGAGGACAGCGGTTGCCCGAGGCCTCACCGACGCTCGAGGACATCCGCGAATACACACGACGCGAAGTCTCACGGCTGCCGCCCGAGATTCGCGCCCTGTCGCCTGCCCAGCCGCCCTACCCGGTGGAGCTGGGACAGGCGCTGCTGCGGGCCCGCGAGCACGAAGTGGAGCTGTGGTCCGCGGCGACGTGA
- a CDS encoding leucine-rich repeat domain-containing protein, which produces MATKKTAPPRASAAKAKKPGKAPPVSIETAWQDLEAKLRNTLGQNAAGQHPADLEPMHMTFEHAPDLSSLLPENYQRFVEALGYRWVSTGKKGLSFLPPRWRLQASQGMGDPGRQWTTVREEREAGQHTYRFVMFASEDLNDVNGYCFGRSAHDDALVVWSVEDSLPTLELGPFSPWLTKKLAALSKGASTKPSGKKVPSLGDPLGLMQESLGEATAKARDQGAAAILGTFPRDTKDIFLMGRKLGVVPELIGEFSELERLTLKHAQLTQVSGALSRLTKLKQLDLAWNPKLETLPPELGQLEGLESLNLDNTGVRALPEAVGQLTRLRYLGLKATPMTTLPPWLSRMSSLKNLDLYQTSLPPEEVEALRQALPECNVGFRT; this is translated from the coding sequence ATGGCGACCAAGAAGACCGCTCCACCACGAGCCTCCGCGGCGAAAGCGAAGAAGCCAGGCAAGGCGCCGCCTGTCTCCATTGAGACCGCGTGGCAGGACCTGGAAGCGAAGCTGCGGAACACCTTGGGACAGAACGCCGCGGGCCAGCACCCGGCGGACCTGGAACCCATGCACATGACCTTCGAGCATGCGCCCGACCTGAGCTCGCTCCTTCCGGAGAACTATCAGCGCTTCGTCGAGGCCTTGGGCTACCGCTGGGTGTCCACCGGAAAGAAGGGCCTGTCCTTCCTGCCCCCGCGCTGGCGCCTCCAGGCCTCACAAGGCATGGGCGACCCAGGCCGGCAGTGGACGACCGTCCGGGAAGAGCGTGAGGCGGGACAGCACACCTACCGCTTCGTGATGTTCGCGTCCGAGGACCTCAATGACGTCAACGGCTACTGCTTCGGCAGGAGCGCGCACGACGACGCGCTGGTCGTCTGGTCCGTGGAAGACAGCCTGCCCACGCTCGAACTGGGGCCCTTCTCACCATGGCTCACCAAGAAGCTCGCGGCGCTGAGCAAGGGCGCCTCCACGAAACCGAGCGGCAAGAAGGTCCCTTCGCTGGGCGATCCGCTGGGCCTGATGCAGGAGTCTCTCGGTGAAGCCACCGCGAAGGCCCGCGACCAGGGAGCCGCGGCCATCCTGGGCACCTTCCCCCGGGACACGAAGGACATCTTCCTCATGGGGCGGAAGCTCGGCGTCGTCCCGGAGCTGATCGGCGAGTTCTCCGAGCTGGAGCGCCTGACACTGAAGCACGCACAACTGACGCAGGTGTCCGGCGCGCTGAGCCGGCTCACGAAGCTGAAACAACTCGACCTCGCCTGGAACCCGAAGCTGGAGACGCTTCCCCCCGAGCTCGGACAGTTGGAGGGACTGGAATCCCTCAACCTGGACAACACCGGCGTCCGCGCGCTCCCGGAGGCGGTGGGCCAGCTCACGCGCTTGAGGTACCTGGGCCTCAAGGCCACGCCCATGACGACCCTGCCGCCATGGCTGTCCCGGATGAGCAGCCTCAAGAACCTGGACCTCTACCAGACCTCCCTTCCGCCAGAGGAAGTCGAGGCCCTGAGACAGGCGCTCCCCGAATGCAACGTGGGCTTCCGGACTTGA
- a CDS encoding YIP1 family protein produces MCAVHPELLSLHACGRCGSFACAQCLRKGPRDEPLCAACHDRVPADALPWDRRDELGTLRAYWQTCVAVMLRPTATFERARPEGSVGSSLGFAALSNLAASFTTALFYLALIFAIPREMMEGDNVSPRGFRLVGVGMFGAMMVMAPVMGMLVALINSALDHLVFRMDGTGQPFEVTLRANALSLSPYLMGLIPFCGMYGAPLWALGLRIFAYRSMHRTSWGTAAVGALAAPLLSCGLFFAAYAVMAVVGAAAGIGG; encoded by the coding sequence GTGTGTGCCGTCCACCCGGAGCTGCTCAGCCTGCATGCGTGTGGCCGGTGCGGCAGCTTCGCGTGCGCGCAGTGCCTGCGGAAGGGGCCACGGGACGAGCCCCTGTGCGCCGCGTGTCATGACCGCGTGCCCGCGGATGCCCTGCCGTGGGACCGGCGCGATGAGCTGGGGACGCTGCGGGCGTACTGGCAGACGTGTGTGGCGGTGATGCTGCGTCCCACGGCCACCTTCGAGCGCGCGCGGCCGGAGGGTTCGGTGGGCAGCTCCCTGGGCTTCGCGGCGCTGTCCAACCTGGCCGCCTCCTTCACCACGGCGCTTTTCTACCTGGCCCTCATCTTCGCCATCCCGCGTGAGATGATGGAGGGCGACAACGTCTCCCCGCGCGGGTTCCGGCTGGTCGGGGTCGGGATGTTCGGAGCGATGATGGTGATGGCGCCCGTCATGGGCATGCTCGTCGCGCTCATCAACTCCGCGCTGGACCACCTCGTGTTCCGGATGGACGGCACCGGTCAGCCCTTCGAGGTCACCCTGCGCGCCAACGCCCTGTCGCTGTCGCCCTACCTGATGGGCCTGATTCCCTTCTGTGGCATGTACGGCGCGCCCCTGTGGGCTCTAGGGCTGCGCATCTTCGCGTACCGGAGCATGCACCGCACGAGCTGGGGCACCGCGGCGGTGGGTGCCCTGGCGGCGCCGCTGCTCTCCTGTGGCCTGTTCTTCGCCGCCTACGCGGTGATGGCGGTCGTGGGCGCGGCCGCCGGTATCGGCGGGTAG
- a CDS encoding energy transducer TonB: MPGLVSLLLLSAPALAAEPTTQDKAAVEAEFQRNLEAVEKNMDRGTPIPCGNPPMRPERIKGEDLQFAPSPLTRTKATTYQIRCTFNLDGTATDCLMLTPGVGLDAKNRETIKQWRFKPALYKDKPIATTCTVFGKLTPRPAN; this comes from the coding sequence ATGCCCGGACTTGTCTCCCTCCTCCTGCTGTCCGCGCCCGCCCTGGCCGCCGAGCCCACGACGCAGGACAAGGCAGCAGTCGAAGCCGAATTCCAGCGCAACCTGGAGGCCGTCGAGAAGAACATGGACCGCGGCACGCCCATCCCCTGCGGCAACCCGCCGATGCGCCCCGAGCGAATCAAGGGAGAGGACCTCCAGTTCGCCCCCTCGCCGCTCACCCGCACCAAGGCGACCACCTATCAGATCAGGTGCACCTTCAATCTCGACGGGACGGCCACCGACTGCCTGATGCTCACGCCCGGAGTGGGCCTGGACGCGAAGAACCGGGAGACCATCAAGCAGTGGCGCTTCAAGCCGGCCCTCTACAAGGACAAGCCCATCGCGACGACCTGCACCGTGTTCGGCAAGCTGACGCCACGTCCCGCGAACTGA
- a CDS encoding serine hydrolase domain-containing protein, translating to MRLAFVRYGAAVLLGLAGPVSLAAPRAALGMTCEPASLDDEVTPRAFPTEVRAALDTVVRAELSQGPVAGLSVGVTRGAERWVCAYGLRDVGRKLPATPRTTYRMASVTKSFTAVAVLQLVEQGKLSLDADISTLVPSYPAKQWPVTVRDLLGHVSGVPTYDGVASTRNAKAVSTEAAIAAFAGKPLAFEPRTRYLYTTWGYNLLGAAVETASGQSYRDYLREHIFKPAGMPNADLDITATRDEHQAKGYRIQGAALKPSRFLDVSSRFAGGGTRATVGDMLGFGRAVLSHTLVSRETMGRMQTSMATIDGRLTDYGMGFATYPLRGHYVVAHAGGQPETTTLLMLLPAEDTVIALASNVEGEARRMRRLSIRLMEQVLEEGNTRREAYVADPVDAVVHEGLSRVASYGLSYHQWATRGPGVLPEETDLPGAFAQVSAMLSRKEIGRDARAALERVRSGHDPRLRALFIRVGAHMARTLEKVHGAERMKAYTVEGPLAFFEDYLSACDAKQVPEAARIGEPLRADVLRLAASWKRAQLPALQRLRLDEEKNPEAHWAALRKSVTASPGFHPDYSDELLRIAEGFAWRKQPASRRRWLERAVELQPRGLDARWALSEALLAANPEEDVLPHLREAVASPQGALALAPRNFLKRLFTAESTAVAAGLLRAGVALHPEAPELWEALAKREQSLGRKAAATAALREAKRAREAPRPEAAPAPSVPEVPGASGPVPDDHGLVPAGK from the coding sequence ATGAGACTTGCGTTCGTACGGTATGGGGCCGCGGTGCTCCTGGGGCTCGCGGGGCCCGTGTCGCTGGCGGCGCCTCGGGCCGCACTGGGGATGACGTGCGAGCCCGCCAGCCTCGACGACGAGGTCACACCGCGAGCCTTTCCCACGGAGGTGCGCGCGGCGCTGGACACGGTTGTCCGCGCCGAGCTGTCACAGGGGCCTGTCGCAGGCCTGTCCGTGGGCGTGACACGCGGCGCGGAGCGCTGGGTGTGTGCCTATGGCCTTCGCGACGTGGGCCGCAAGCTGCCCGCGACGCCGCGCACCACGTACCGCATGGCGTCCGTCACCAAGTCCTTCACGGCGGTGGCGGTGCTCCAGTTGGTGGAGCAGGGGAAGCTGAGCCTGGACGCGGACATCTCCACCCTGGTGCCGAGCTATCCGGCCAAGCAGTGGCCCGTCACCGTGCGGGACCTGCTGGGCCACGTGAGCGGCGTGCCCACCTATGACGGGGTGGCGTCCACCCGCAACGCGAAGGCGGTGAGCACGGAGGCGGCCATCGCCGCCTTCGCGGGCAAGCCGCTCGCCTTCGAGCCGCGCACCCGCTACCTGTACACGACGTGGGGCTACAACCTGCTGGGCGCGGCGGTGGAGACGGCTTCGGGTCAGTCCTACCGCGACTACCTGCGCGAGCACATCTTCAAGCCCGCGGGCATGCCGAACGCGGACCTGGACATCACCGCCACGCGCGATGAGCACCAGGCCAAGGGCTACCGCATCCAGGGTGCGGCGCTGAAGCCGTCGCGCTTCCTCGACGTGTCCAGCCGCTTCGCCGGTGGTGGCACCCGCGCCACCGTGGGGGACATGCTGGGCTTCGGCCGCGCCGTGCTGTCGCACACCCTGGTGTCGCGCGAGACGATGGGCCGCATGCAGACGTCCATGGCCACCATCGACGGGCGCCTCACCGACTACGGCATGGGCTTCGCGACGTATCCGCTGCGCGGCCACTACGTGGTGGCGCACGCGGGCGGACAGCCCGAGACGACCACGCTGCTGATGCTGCTCCCCGCCGAGGACACGGTGATTGCCCTGGCCTCCAACGTGGAGGGCGAGGCGCGGCGCATGCGCCGGCTGTCCATCCGTTTGATGGAGCAGGTGCTGGAAGAGGGCAACACCCGCCGCGAAGCCTATGTCGCGGACCCGGTGGACGCGGTGGTGCACGAAGGGCTCAGCCGCGTCGCCAGCTATGGGCTATCCTATCACCAGTGGGCCACGCGAGGCCCGGGCGTGCTGCCGGAGGAGACGGACCTGCCCGGCGCCTTCGCCCAGGTGTCGGCGATGCTGAGCCGGAAGGAGATTGGCCGGGACGCACGGGCGGCGCTGGAGCGCGTCCGAAGCGGGCATGACCCACGTCTGCGCGCCCTCTTCATCCGAGTGGGCGCGCACATGGCCCGCACGTTGGAGAAGGTCCACGGCGCGGAACGGATGAAGGCCTACACCGTCGAAGGACCGTTGGCGTTCTTCGAGGATTACCTGTCCGCTTGTGACGCGAAGCAGGTGCCCGAAGCGGCGCGCATCGGCGAGCCGCTGCGCGCGGACGTGCTCCGACTGGCCGCGAGCTGGAAGCGCGCGCAGTTGCCGGCGCTCCAACGTCTGCGCCTGGACGAGGAGAAGAACCCGGAGGCGCACTGGGCCGCGCTGCGCAAGTCCGTCACCGCGTCGCCGGGGTTCCATCCGGATTACTCGGACGAGCTGCTGCGCATCGCGGAGGGCTTCGCCTGGCGCAAGCAGCCCGCGTCGCGGCGGCGTTGGTTGGAGCGGGCGGTGGAGTTGCAGCCCCGGGGCCTGGATGCGCGCTGGGCCCTGTCCGAGGCGTTGCTCGCGGCGAACCCGGAGGAGGACGTGCTGCCGCATCTGCGCGAGGCCGTGGCCTCGCCGCAGGGCGCACTGGCGCTCGCGCCCCGGAACTTCCTGAAGCGCCTCTTCACCGCGGAGTCCACCGCGGTGGCGGCGGGCCTGCTGCGCGCGGGCGTGGCGCTGCACCCGGAGGCGCCGGAGCTCTGGGAGGCGTTGGCGAAGCGGGAGCAGTCCCTGGGCCGGAAGGCGGCGGCCACCGCGGCCCTGCGTGAGGCGAAGCGGGCGCGCGAGGCGCCCAGGCCGGAAGCCGCGCCGGCGCCCTCCGTCCCCGAGGTGCCGGGCGCCAGCGGCCCCGTGCCGGATGACCACGGGCTGGTTCCCGCGGGGAAGTGA
- a CDS encoding GDSL-type esterase/lipase family protein translates to MTHSEVGRGGRRTWFPVLLGGLLTACDIGSPLRAATPPAPERTAPVAPPAPTSAPVFRREMPVRPARTAEVQALAEKLEAPGANVEDPCVAPVDNGCARTALAPFFASLDALATGTEPGPVVIEAFGNSLIAGDRIVDVLRDDLSTAFGSAGRGVLLVDRMAPYGGRGRTSASSSGWEPRTLGELRAPPHAFGITGVYHVATRARARSRFTLDGEPRGTLWWLDVPDAGALTISSGGTVLAKTEPTGSGVSRATHFELPEDAQTLEVVAEGQGAVVQGVVLQHARPGIVLDTLGVPSSDASLYGRIDGATLKSQLAERAPRLLVFFLGGNESKRIEWKRLDMEKLRADLRALLLRAREAAPGSACLLVGPMDAVKGPDAKAQALTQRPSLEAVNAAEREIALAEGCAFFDFYAAMGGKGALARFHASGFMHDDLVHPRGAGLDVLGHLVTDALLRAYVETPPPARGVAAVMPTPSGTGAAPSGVSEPSAEATP, encoded by the coding sequence ATGACGCATTCGGAAGTCGGGCGGGGCGGCCGGCGGACCTGGTTTCCGGTCCTGCTCGGCGGCTTGTTGACCGCCTGTGACATCGGGTCCCCGCTTCGCGCCGCCACACCCCCTGCTCCCGAGCGAACGGCACCCGTAGCGCCGCCCGCGCCCACATCCGCGCCTGTGTTCCGACGGGAGATGCCCGTCCGCCCCGCGAGGACCGCGGAGGTGCAGGCCCTGGCGGAGAAGCTGGAAGCGCCCGGTGCGAACGTGGAAGACCCCTGCGTGGCGCCCGTGGACAACGGCTGCGCGCGCACGGCGCTGGCGCCCTTCTTCGCGTCGCTGGATGCGCTGGCCACGGGCACCGAGCCGGGCCCCGTGGTCATCGAGGCCTTCGGCAATTCGTTGATTGCCGGGGACCGCATCGTGGACGTCCTGCGGGATGACCTGTCCACCGCGTTCGGGAGCGCGGGCCGTGGCGTGTTGCTGGTGGACCGCATGGCCCCCTACGGCGGGCGAGGCCGCACCAGCGCCAGCAGCAGTGGTTGGGAGCCGCGCACGCTGGGCGAGCTGCGCGCGCCGCCGCATGCCTTCGGCATCACGGGCGTGTACCACGTGGCCACCCGCGCCAGGGCGCGCAGCCGGTTCACGTTGGACGGTGAGCCCCGCGGCACGCTGTGGTGGCTGGACGTGCCGGACGCGGGCGCGCTCACCATCTCCAGTGGTGGCACGGTGCTGGCGAAGACCGAGCCCACGGGAAGCGGCGTATCGCGCGCCACCCACTTCGAGCTGCCCGAGGACGCGCAGACGCTGGAGGTGGTGGCCGAGGGACAGGGCGCGGTGGTGCAGGGCGTGGTGTTGCAACACGCGCGGCCCGGCATCGTCCTGGACACCTTGGGCGTGCCTTCCTCGGATGCCAGTCTCTATGGGCGCATCGACGGCGCCACGCTGAAGTCCCAACTCGCGGAGCGCGCGCCCCGGCTACTCGTCTTCTTCCTGGGCGGCAATGAATCCAAGCGCATCGAATGGAAGCGCCTGGACATGGAGAAGCTGCGCGCGGACCTGCGGGCGCTGCTGCTCCGCGCGCGTGAGGCCGCGCCCGGGAGCGCGTGCCTGCTGGTGGGGCCCATGGACGCGGTGAAGGGGCCAGACGCGAAGGCCCAGGCGCTGACGCAACGTCCCTCGCTGGAGGCGGTCAACGCCGCCGAGCGGGAGATCGCGCTCGCCGAAGGGTGTGCCTTCTTCGACTTCTACGCCGCCATGGGTGGAAAGGGGGCGCTCGCGCGCTTCCACGCGTCCGGCTTCATGCATGACGACCTGGTGCACCCGCGCGGCGCGGGGCTGGACGTGCTGGGCCACCTGGTCACAGACGCGCTGCTGCGCGCCTATGTGGAGACGCCGCCGCCCGCGCGGGGCGTCGCGGCGGTGATGCCCACGCCCTCGGGGACGGGAGCCGCGCCTTCCGGGGTGTCCGAGCCCAGCGCGGAGGCCACGCCATGA
- a CDS encoding helix-turn-helix transcriptional regulator, translating to MRKLRTTRELTQEALAERSDLSVDAIRRIERGSFSPSLDTLGKLSKGLDVSLKTLFQGFERERSNAVAEICDFLSLRSGREVELAWRVIQAMFEDR from the coding sequence GTGCGCAAGCTTCGGACGACCCGGGAGCTCACGCAGGAAGCCCTCGCGGAACGCAGCGACCTGTCCGTGGATGCCATCCGCCGGATTGAGCGCGGTTCCTTTTCTCCCTCCCTGGACACCCTCGGAAAGCTCTCGAAGGGACTCGACGTCTCGCTGAAGACGCTCTTCCAGGGCTTCGAGCGCGAACGCTCCAACGCCGTGGCGGAGATTTGCGACTTCCTCTCCCTGCGCTCGGGCCGCGAGGTCGAGCTCGCCTGGCGCGTCATCCAGGCCATGTTCGAGGACCGCTGA
- a CDS encoding GspE/PulE family protein — protein sequence MNRVASLLWTLAIIAVLGGAGVWAYRHSSLEAATLLQEGGRYLQAAMSPLLAGSVALAFGLSYASGVVARRARHRPAPSKPPPAGPSLSPLEVLTPDTATAVRTLLVDLGQRLRRIAAKPDPDIIGFKNLLMDGAIRLGASDIHIHPLEAGTRIAFRMHGVLEEVLSFPREHHSRLINRVKVLAKLPLYDLDKPQDGHFPWTTQDGPADIRVSILPTNHGPAVALRIARTGVRLPQLPALGFPEALLTKYQELLALPQGLILVAGATGSGKTTSLYASLGHIQQSRGELTRIATIEDPIEFDVPLFAQTQVNAAQGFNFAHGLRAVLRQDPNVIMVGEIRDSETARTAIQAGLSGHLLLSTIHANSAAGAFNRLIDMGVEPFLLASATAATLSQRLVRSLCPHCRAPQPLTPEEAVRLDAAGIARGNFFGPVGCERCEGSGYLGRTALYEMLVISQAIRDAVNAKVPSTRIQEIAVQEGMVPLLAAGVERARAGDTSLREVFRVVGG from the coding sequence ATGAATCGAGTCGCGAGCCTGCTGTGGACCCTCGCCATCATCGCGGTGCTCGGCGGTGCGGGCGTGTGGGCCTACCGGCACTCCTCACTGGAGGCCGCCACGCTGCTCCAGGAAGGCGGGCGCTACCTTCAAGCCGCGATGTCGCCGCTGCTCGCCGGGAGCGTGGCCCTGGCCTTCGGGCTGAGCTACGCCTCCGGCGTGGTGGCCCGCCGCGCGCGGCACCGCCCGGCGCCGTCGAAGCCACCGCCGGCGGGCCCCAGCCTCTCCCCGCTGGAGGTCCTCACCCCCGACACGGCCACCGCCGTCAGGACGCTGCTCGTGGACCTGGGGCAGCGGCTGCGCCGCATCGCCGCGAAGCCAGACCCGGACATCATCGGATTCAAGAACCTGTTGATGGATGGCGCCATCCGCCTGGGCGCCAGCGACATCCACATCCACCCCCTGGAGGCGGGGACGCGCATCGCCTTCCGCATGCACGGCGTGTTGGAGGAGGTCCTCTCCTTCCCACGCGAGCACCACTCGCGCCTCATCAACCGCGTAAAGGTGCTCGCGAAGCTACCGCTGTACGACCTGGACAAGCCCCAGGACGGGCACTTCCCCTGGACCACGCAGGACGGGCCCGCGGACATCCGCGTCTCCATCCTGCCCACCAACCACGGCCCCGCGGTGGCGCTGCGCATCGCCCGCACCGGCGTGCGGCTGCCCCAGCTTCCGGCGCTCGGCTTCCCCGAAGCGCTGCTCACGAAGTACCAGGAGCTGCTCGCGCTGCCGCAGGGCCTCATCCTGGTGGCGGGCGCCACTGGCAGCGGCAAGACGACGTCGCTGTATGCCTCGCTGGGCCACATCCAGCAGTCGCGCGGCGAGCTCACGCGCATCGCCACCATCGAGGACCCCATCGAGTTCGACGTCCCGCTCTTCGCGCAGACGCAGGTCAACGCCGCGCAGGGCTTCAACTTCGCGCACGGCCTGCGCGCGGTGCTGCGGCAGGACCCCAACGTCATCATGGTGGGCGAGATTCGCGACTCGGAGACGGCGCGCACCGCCATCCAGGCGGGGCTCAGCGGCCACCTGCTGCTTAGCACCATCCACGCCAACTCCGCCGCGGGCGCGTTCAACCGCCTCATCGACATGGGCGTGGAGCCCTTCCTCCTCGCCTCCGCGACGGCCGCCACCCTCTCCCAGCGCCTGGTGCGCAGCCTCTGTCCGCACTGCCGCGCGCCGCAGCCGCTGACGCCCGAGGAGGCGGTGCGGCTGGACGCGGCCGGGATTGCGCGCGGGAACTTCTTCGGCCCCGTGGGGTGCGAGCGCTGCGAGGGCAGCGGCTACCTGGGGCGCACCGCGCTCTACGAGATGCTCGTCATCTCCCAGGCCATCCGCGACGCCGTCAACGCCAAGGTGCCCAGCACCCGCATCCAGGAGATTGCCGTCCAGGAGGGCATGGTGCCCCTGCTGGCCGCGGGCGTCGAACGCGCGCGGGCGGGCGACACGTCCCTGCGTGAAGTGTTCCGCGTCGTTGGCGGCTGA